DNA sequence from the Phyllopteryx taeniolatus isolate TA_2022b chromosome 14, UOR_Ptae_1.2, whole genome shotgun sequence genome:
GTTGTGAAGGCTATTCATGGACAATTTGGGCCTAAGTTCTAACTTAGTAggactaaaataacaaaaacaatcccttttttgaaatgaaataccTGCATCTCCATGGTTGGAGTCAAACTCCAGCTCACTGATATATAGTTAGAACCCTGTTGGTAAATTGTAAACCCTTACTTACAATATAGCATGTAGTGGTTTTTACACAAAGTGTAGCTACTCACCTTTGTTAACACGGTCTTCGTTATACATCATAAGTAAATATGATTACAAACGATGATATGCTCACAGTTTACAGgcataaacaaataataataatataaaaattatataatGTATTGTATATAGTCCAAACATTTTTCCCCTAACAGTCCGTTAGTCTTCAATATAGTCCTTTGTTCTCCTTCATAGTGTAAACTTTGTGCAGAAAGAAATGTAGTGCCAATAATAGCGTGACTGAACGGTGCGTTGACTAATGTGCTGCATGCTGCCCTCTGGTGATGAGGACGGGGGGTTGTGCTACAGGAATGGGTTGGTTGAGGTACTGCCTGAAGGGAACGGTCCAGTGGGGGCTCCCGCCTAGAAGGAAAAGAGGGGATCAAGTAGACAcattctgtacttaagtagaagtacagattcttctgttatttaaaaaaaattggaattttttttttttttttttttaaaggctggTTAAAAGTAGAAATAGTACTGATTCGACTctggtaaagaaaaaaagttgactaaaatgtatttaaatacaaaagtgaaatgttgaaaaatttTACGTTACtataaattacattaaaaaatgttactttaatgtttttattttaattagtgTACTGTTTATCGCAGGGGGCTACATTGCAGGCCCACACACAATAAGTGAAAATTTCAGGATGGTGTCTCTGAAGGTGCCTTAAATTTTTCAATGAGAGTCTGGGAAGTTTTTTTGAAGCGCCTGCGACAAATAGTCTGGGTCTTGTCATATATGCAAATTATATCTCTGTTCTCAAGCAGGTAGCTGAAATGCTCCCATACTGCTGACCTGAAGTTTTcaacatttcagggtttttaaGTCGTACTAGCCATATTTCCGCCTCTCCTCCTCTGCCGCTCTACTCGCGTAGTTGAACTGGTATTAATGCTaaagtgtaaaagtaaaaagtcatcaaatactcaagtaaagaactGATACTAAAATCtactaagtacagtaacaaagcatttgtacttagttacttcccaccattggGAATGATGCTATAATTACACGCTTAACTTCAGTCAGCGGCACAACCATAACTTGAGACAATGCATGCTCACCATGAAGGGATTATTGGACATGCCAGGACCAGCCATGGGCTGACCGAACGGCGTCATTGAGGACTTGTTTGGACCATAGACTGGGAATGCAGCAGGGCCTTGAGGGGGAAAGACAAACAGGGAGCTTGAAGTTTATAAAACTTAACAAATCATCTTTTTCTATGGCGCTCGTGACACTGTAAAAGAGAAAGAGGATCAAACCCCAGCATGTCAGATTGCATTTAAGAAGTGACTGAGCCTCAAAAGAGATGGCTAATTTGTTTTATGGGCTTTTGGTCCAGAGTTACAATAtaaagtggttctcaaactggggtcccaAGATCACTAGGGGTCTGCGAGGCAAAGCTTGGAGCTCCAcaataataatttgcaataaattattatgtcatgtcattttcaaaagtgcattttttacTTTACATATGGGGACTGACGCACCAATGACACAAATAGTAATCCTCGCGAGTTTAGCTTtgagccaattaaaagctctgatatgattttGACGTATCATCACGAAAATCTGACATACCTGCatgaattgttgttgttttttaatatcaaAAGGCATATTACcggattcccccccccaaattccCTTTTAAATTGGATTTTACATGGTTCGTTAACCTAACATTTCACCATTCATCCATAGTTGAATATCCACAGTTTATCCAAGACCAGATAAATAGTACAGAGATGAATGATTGGTCCTTCCACCATTATACAAtatatgaacaaaaaaacaaactataacAAGAATACTGGGGGTCGCCTTTATGAtatgaaaaaggaaaatgtaaaaaatgaaatagaaaggGGAAGAATATAATAAAAGGACATAGAACTTGGCATTGGATAAGAGATGGTCGGACTGGTGTAAGATACCCGAGCCATCTTTCCcatcatttcaaaaacacactTTGTTGCAgtcttaaaaatatttaatttaacgAAATTTAATTTAGTTAACGGGcccggtgaacgactggttagagcgtctgcctcacagttctgaggaccggggttcaatccccggccccgcctgtgtggagtttgcatgttttccccgtgcctgcatgggttatctccgggcactccggtttcctaccacatcccaaaaacatgcatggtaggttgattgacaactctaaattgctcgtacgtgtgaatgtgagtgtaaatgtttgtttgtttgtatgtgccctgcgattggctggcaaccagttcagggtgtaccccgccttctgcccgatgatagctgggataggctccagcacgcccgcgaccctagtgaggagaagcggctcagacaatggatggatggatggatggataatttagttAATTTCTATTAACTAGGTCATGAATAGTTTGGAGTAAATTTGAAACATACAATGGCGATTAGGCGTACACGTGGTAGTCACAGTATGTTTGATTGGCGTTATGATTATGAGGGTGGTCCTTGGAAAAAATTCTCACCCACAAGGGGCCcttggacccaaaaagtttgagaacccccaATATAGATGTAATTGTTCAATGAACTGAtaacccaaataaaaaaacttcaaaTGACTGAGCAGTAGCTGCCGCTGACAAGCTGTGACATGCAGTTCCCAGCAAGCATAAGTGACAATTTCCAAGGTAAAGGGGCCATCATGCTCAGAAAATCATATGCATGTCTGAGAAATGTGTGCATAGGAAACAACTGGCAGGTGCTGCATAGGTAAAAAGGTGGTACAAGGACACAGGAATATGGGAGGCCACtaaccattcgactgagggtgGTAGGCCCCGGGTTGAGAGTAAGGGATGGGGGCCTGGCCAGGGAATTGGTGCTGGAAGTTTCCGCTGAAACTGGTCGGGAGGCAGTATGAAGACGAATTCCCAAAGCCAGCGGGCATGCTCATTGAGCCAGTACCAAATGAGGCGGCTACAAACATACATAcgcaacaaaacacaacacaaggaGGAAACACTTCTAAGAACACAGGAAGTTATCTCGGCTTACTTGAACATTAactcaggggtgggcaaacttttgtgctcaagggccacatttgaaattttaatgcacagatgggccaggtcattcgtTAATGAGGATAACAAAAAAAGGTGTTTGCAATATGTGTAAATTGTACAATGAAAAGAGACACATTTCATTGACAAATTATGGgggaaattgtttattttagttgtaataCTTTTAATcagatttgtttgtatttttcaattaattaccaattattcaataaaataaaaattgtacaagaatgttactaatattttttattttaattacaataaattaattaagtAACCAATTATTTCATGAGATAGggtaataaacaaaaaaaatacatacagagagaaaaaaattaagttaaaaCGATTTCAAATATGTATGTCAAGTAGTTTTAACTATATAATACATTGCctatttaaaacattatttgtattaatttaatgattaaccaaacaattatttaatacaataaattaatattcATGTAAATCTTTTCTTTCAttgacatttttagtttttaatgagatatgaataaatatattttacgcAACaaatatttgggggaaaaaaagctaaatcaatgcaacaaatattacaggactcttcaTAATGTAAAATGCCCAGTgtgctggattaaaaaaacgGAGCAAGCCCTATGTGTTACATACTTTGCCCAGTCTAGATTGAGCTACACCTAACCACACCAGAAAAAGATGTCAATGTGTGCTAAAATGTGCACAAACCTGCAGCTGGAGCTCTGCCATTGGCTTGGAAAGGGTTGGTGGCCATCTCTGAGGCGACAGCTGCAGCAACAAAGGGATTTGTGGAAGGGACCCCTAAATGGAATGGCCGGTTTTTAAGAGagtaagaaatgtatttttattctaAAAATGACCACTATAATACGAGTCACCTCCAAAGCCGGGCTGCATGCTGGGTAGAACAGGTGCATTCTGGGCTGGCGATGAGCCAAGCACTGGACCAAATAAATTCCTGTCATGACAAGCCTGTGTTATTGCATTACAGCAATTGAATATATGAAATCATGaagcaatttttttgtattcgcTAATACTTGCAAACATTTTTCTGCCTTCTTGTAAACAGGACACAAATTATTACCCAAGTTAATTCAAGACTAAATATTTTTAACATGAGCAGAGTTGCTCCTATATAGTGAAATGCCTGTATGTCGACCAGTCTCTCACCCTTGCACATTGCTGCCTACAGAGGAGCTTAGCTTGTTGTCCAACTCAGCCAAAGCAGCGTAGCGATCCTCTGTGCAGCTCCCAGTTTGGGACTGGGTGGGGACAGCGCTTGACCTGGACGGAATTGGCATGCCTCCTCCTGTTTAAATAGTTGGTTATATAAGCATTATGTACATTTTCTGACATATACTTATGAATTTAGGTAGAAGCTTCCACATTGTTCTGCTAATTGGCTAGGCTGCATTCCCAGCGGCCAGGGCAGCCCGGTTTTAGGTCACCAAGGACAAAACGCTACTGTCAAAAGACACCGCAGAAGGCAGGCTGACAACTTGACAGCCCATGATTGCCTGGTGATATTTTTTAGAAGTCAAACAATTTGCACTTTGCAGTGCGTATGTGAATAACGTGCTCTTTTGCGTGATTTGGTAGATGAGACGGATAGTGAATTAGCTgttcacagaaaacaaatataatcaAACATTAAATGAGCGGCAGTATGTGCCAACCCTATGTTGATGCTGACTCTGGAGCCAAGCCTACGAGGGGAGCTTCATTTGACTCTGCTGGGGCCAAAAATGTGCTTCAAAAGTGCCCAGCGTCCACATTTAATCCACAGAAAACCTTGAGAGAATGTAAGGAAGCCCATCAGAATGGGTCAGGCCAGAAGGGAACGCACTGGCATCCGTGGTAAATCACAGATCGAACCATAGTGCACCTTTTAGCCTCCAGAAATCACAAACACTGTGATAGACCATGAAAAAAAGGTGGCATGACTTaaatatggagaaaaaaaaaatagccaaaatctcacaatacacTATCTTTCGGGCAAACGGGGCTGCTTTGGCCACTGGGAACATAGTGTAAACGTAGCCTTTAGGCTAGTGTCTCGTGAGAGACAAAACATGTATGCTAATGTTTCCGGAACTAAATCACAatttttaaaacttaaaaaaaaaactagtaacGCATGATCCTCGACAACCACAACAAATCCCATTCGTATCTGAATTTTACCAAGAATTCTAGATTAAGTGCATCCATCAGGTTTTCATGTTCCACACGTGCTCAGTGCAGCTGCAGCACAGTGCAGTGGTGTACACTGTGAATATGAAATGACATGTGGTGAGGTGAGCAAATGTGGACAAGCTGGTGGAGATAGAGGGGGAGGGTACCTGTGGAAAAGGACTTTAAGGGGGGTGACGTGCTCAGATGGGATGGAATTGTAGTGTTTCCAAATGCATCAAAGTTGGCAAAGTTGCTGTCTGTATTACGCTGAGGTGCTGCAGCCAACAACAAGGGAAAATTGGATGATGAATTTAAGAGTAATGTAATGGAATGATGACAGGatgtacatttgttttggaACACAGGTGGgttttgttttacctgattggcttggaaaatgtgcaaagttgGCAAAGTTGGTGGAGGTGGCAGCCTGTGCAGGTGGGGCAGCAAAGATGTCACCACCCAGGTCTGACAGAAGGTCAAACCTTTTCTCTTGGGGTGTGACGTGAGCCTGGGAGCGCCCTAATGCTGGGGACTGGACACAAGGCATAGACAATCATCAGACGTTTtcctcaaatcatatttctaaGGAGAACACAGATGGGTTTCAATGTGCATTTTCTTACTTGACGAAGTGGGGTCTTgttgagctgtaaggtcttgaGAGGCTGTACTTCTGGGGTACTGCCAGTGCTGCTGGCTGAGGAGCCAGACACTGATGCCTGGATGTTTACGACTGACCTGGCTTGGTCTGGAGGTACATACCTTAAAATTGaggggaaattaaaaaataaatgagtatTCTCTtatgttggaaggtgaacacTGGAGTTAAAATCATTGATTCAAGCAGTGGCTTTCTCTGCCATCAGAAACATTGAACGACATTTACAACCTACATTCTAATATTtattccatgaaattgtataaaTTTATTTCCAACTGTTttgttctcttcattttgttgtgtttttcttggCTGCACAGTTTTGGTATGTGTAAGTATTTTTAGTATATTTCTAATCTGCCCACGGCCTTCAGAAGCAGTAGTGCTAGCtttaaactactgtatattagcaatgggactgtttctttaacccaAACAGATTTCAAATTTATCCTTACAGGGCCAGTGAGCTGGCTACATTACTGGCAACTTTGACTTCTGTCCCAACCTggacacattaatacatttaataatcatcatctctggtgagtaagatggggttttttttgtgtgtcatgtAATAgacaaatattgattctgaactgttcCAGATGATGTACTAAACATGGCACAGTTGCGGGTTGTTATAATATGAACCTGCACATATTCGCAATTGCAAATgtgcatatttgcagatttttggggaaGCTATACTCTGTTATTTGATGAAAATCTCATCTATATGCCAAAGCTCAGGCCAACGCAATTCAATTATCGCCACATGGTAGAATCTTGATGTTGTTTGGTTTAATTCAGTGATATTGGATTTTTGTCTGCATTTTCGATGTCCTATTTTATTGGGGGGTCCTTGATTGCACCATCAAAAGTGAAAGTATGTTTCTGCTTCTCTCCAGATGCAGCAACTACTGTAATAATAGCCACAGGCTACTTTGCATTGATAATATGCTTGTATTCCCTTACATTTACTATTGTGTTTAAATGCCGAAAGGTGAATTGAACGACTTAATGCtgtttgtgtaaagtgctagtGCGCATCtttgtttgtccatgtgtgatgtcatctCAGCTTGTGCTAGCATGTTTTTTGGCTAGTTTGTTAGCTAATACTATTGACGCGTCATCTGAAGGGGGTTTGCTTCTTTTGAATGACTACTGAATACAGTAGTTTATGCACGGAAGAGTATTGCAgccacaccagaaaaaaagaaagtttcagtatcacgttataacgtgataaGTTTCACGGTTTTGCGGTCTTTCAGATGGTCTTGCAACAACAAGGGAAAATTGGATGATGAACTCATGATAATCAACTCTTGTTGCGACCCTGTGATCACTCACATCCTTCCAAGGTGGAGTTAGGGACACAGGCAAGCACAGAGGTGGACTCTATTATAGCTATTAAaaaaactccaccctgtggcgtgctagccaataccagccgtagcgacaccccaaCTTGGAGGAGAAAAGAGcacgtgtgggttgcgctcgagtataaaggcaaactgcgtgcgggatagccgcagtgacgtcaacGCGGTCACCGTCCGCGCGAgtgtaaagaagcctttagtgcAGTGGGACACTTCCACCTGAGCGATATCAGCTGACAACATCTACTTAATGGATACATCATTCTGAAATTCCTGCAATAAAATTAATATTGGCATGTTGAGCTATTGAGAGAGCGCTGCAGAGTGTTCATCTCTCAAAACTTTGGTAAAAGTGACTTTAAAAGTCAATGGGCTTGAGTACAAGTGAAGTCAAGAGACTTTGGTGTTCAAGTCGAAGTCAAGTTGAAAGTCTTGTGCCATTTCGCctagtctaaagtcatcaaatttatGACTCTGGTCTGACTCCTGACTCtggatagtggtggtattaagagatGGATTAAGTCAGGTAAGTCCCAACTGAAGGCCTAGGTACCAAATGCTGAAATTTTAAGAACATGATAGTGttccatttatttttgatcATTTGTACTTAATGGTGTGCATCAAATAGTACAATAGTGGCTGCAAGCAACCAAATCACCATTTGATATGAAAAACACTACAAAACAATTAACTAAACCAGATCTTATTTGAGtagacaaaaaacaagcaaacaataaGTTCAGCATaccatcttttcttttcatatttttcctgGAGGAACTCTTTCACTTTCTGCGGCTCCCGGAAATCTGGAACAACTGACGTCCTGTCATCATAGAGGCCCAACCAGATGTGTTTACAGACCTACAGCAGGACAGGGTGGGGGTTCAGAGGAATGAAGGGGGTGGGAGGTAAGGAGGGGAATTTGGATCGGGGGTGTACAAGAGAGAGGTGAGACAAAGTAGCAGGAAGGGGGAGGGGATGAAGAGAaatggaagggaaaaaaagtcaggagGACTGCCAATAAAGTTGACAAAGCAGAACTGAAAAAGCAGAAAGATGACTTCAGAATTAAAGGCAGAGCATTATGACAATTCAAATATGTTCAACAATGTTGCAGGAGTGTGTTACCTCATTGCTGTGTTTCTGTAGGAACTCAATTTCTTGCTGTGTGAATGTAGTCATAGAAATCGACTTCACTCTGTGTGGGGGGTTCAGCCCTCGCCTGTGGGGTGGAGGAGATTTTTTTGTTAGCTAAAATATAGGAGGCCGGACGCAATCCAATGccttgtgtgcacgtgtgtgaaaGCAGCAAAGACAAATTCCTAAATACAACACCAAACAACTGTGACATGCATTTACTGCCACTGCATTCCTTGAATTCAAACCAAAGCTGAATGATCACAGTTAAATCACTTGGAAAGCTTGATGTGTGGAGCATCTATGGAACCGACTTGGAATATATTTTGTCCTCACACTTTTGTTTAAACATTCAAGCCATAGTCACGACTAGAATGTGGTTTTGATCCTGGGTGACCTTTTAACAGATAAACAGTAGAAGCAACGTTACATCAAAATTACACTCCAAAACTTTTACAAGCCACGATTGCTTCAGCTGACAGGACTTTCAAAACTACCTGGGGACACGTTAGGGTCAATTTGCTCTCCAGAAACTACATCACAGAGAAAGTGACATCATTGACATCTGTTCACGCAAGCAAACAAGGACAGGATGCAAAGAAAATTCCAACACAAAAAGTCTAGTCAGTGGAATTTTTACAGCTTGTTTCGAAGGAATTGTTCACCATCTGTACAGCATTGAACATCATGTTCCAGAGACTCACTAATTAAgctattctttaaaaaaaaaaaaaaaaaaatcatcaccaGCAGGGACTGTTGAATAAAGGCCTCTCTATACTCCCGCGCTCACGTGGTCGACAGCGGCCGCATTGCCTCACGTGACTGACGCATTGGGCCATGCGGCCCCTATGCGTCACTTGACGTGCACACGGCAAACATTTTTGCTGCGCATAGAATGCCACGGAAATCacctctcgtgattggtccgttttagtcacatgctgtgatgacgtactcagtgTTCCCCATgattctacataccatctacgccgccgccttcttgatcgattttggagcataattaaatgtatcatttgtatttgttctagcagacactgttccacggtcgccattgttgttactttgctccttgttccggaaaggaatgtaaaaacggctaccggaaatggccaaaaaatgcagaggaaactccaccctgtggtggccgagccaataccagccgtaacgacacccccgacttagaggagtacattttcaaaactgtgtgcgtgggttgcgctagagtataaaggcaaactgtgcGCGTGATAGCCGGAGTGACGTCAGCACGGTCACTGCccgcgtgagtataaagaagccttaagtgaGCAGAATGAACTCTGCTGAAGACAATTTCAGTAACTTGAACATTCGTAGTTCAACCAAAATGCCTCGAATGTCAAATAGTCGTGAGATACCGctaggtggggggggggggaattggcAAAACTGACAGGCCATGATTTCCATGGATGGATTCTGCATTGTCAAAACATTTCCACGGCAGTCACGGTGCAGATGGGAAACCTAGTAGGCTGTAGTAAAACCACGTGCAGGCAACTAAACTTGACAGTAAGTAATAAAGCGTATCAAAACTTGGAAGCGGTCCGCCGCGTAATGGGAAGCATATGCATTTTCCAGCATCTCGTATTCACTGCCTGCAACTCTTCTAAAGCTAAGCCATGTGTTAAATTTTCTTGCAAAACCCACCGTGGCATACCTGTTTCTTATGCTTAATGTAGAATATGTGTGTTTGAAAGTGCGCGACAAAGAAAGAGAGCCACAGAGCATTTTCTGGCAATGCAAATGCACTGCACAGTGTGTACAAGAGACGGATTAGTCAATTAGTTGTTTACAGAAAACTATTATTATCCAACATTTATTGAGTGACAGTATGGGGCCTCCATACCGACGCCGACCCTGCAGCCTAGTCAGGGAGCTTCATTCGACTCTGCCAcagccacaaaaaaatgctCCAAAGGTAAGCTTCACGTTTTATCAGTAAAAAACCTAGAACGTGAGAAACGTGAGTGGCGCCATGAGAACGTGATCGGTCGGGAGAGAACCCACTGGCATCTGTAGTACGCCGTTGACTGAACCATTGTGGACCTTCGAGCCTCAGCATccctgtccccccccccacgacCCGTGAAAAAACTTAGCAAGAATTAAAGCTGGAGGGAAAAAATTGCCAAATTCAAGTCACGTGTGATCAAAGGGTGGAGtgttatgcatgttttttgttttaattcagtggGTAATTTCATTTCATACT
Encoded proteins:
- the agfg1b gene encoding arf-GAP domain and FG repeat-containing protein 1b isoform X2 — its product is MATSAKRKQEETHLKMLREMTSLPANRKCFDCDQRGPTYVNMTVGSFVCTTCSGILRGLNPPHRVKSISMTTFTQQEIEFLQKHSNEVCKHIWLGLYDDRTSVVPDFREPQKVKEFLQEKYEKKRWYVPPDQARSVVNIQASVSGSSASSTGSTPEVQPLKTLQLNKTPLRQSPALGRSQAHVTPQEKRFDLLSDLGGDIFAAPPAQAATSTNFANFAHFPSQSGGGMPIPSRSSAVPTQSQTGSCTEDRYAALAELDNKLSSSVGSNVQGNLFGPVLGSSPAQNAPVLPSMQPGFGGVPSTNPFVAAAVASEMATNPFQANGRAPAAAASFGTGSMSMPAGFGNSSSYCLPTSFSGNFQHQFPGQAPIPYSQPGAYHPQSNGPAAFPVYGPNKSSMTPFGQPMAGPGMSNNPFMAGAPTGPFPSGSTSTNPFL
- the agfg1b gene encoding arf-GAP domain and FG repeat-containing protein 1b isoform X1; this translates as MATSAKRKQEETHLKMLREMTSLPANRKCFDCDQRGPTYVNMTVGSFVCTTCSGILRGLNPPHRVKSISMTTFTQQEIEFLQKHSNEVCKHIWLGLYDDRTSVVPDFREPQKVKEFLQEKYEKKRWYVPPDQARSVVNIQASVSGSSASSTGSTPEVQPLKTLQLNKTPLRQSPALGRSQAHVTPQEKRFDLLSDLGGDIFAAPPAQAATSTNFANFAHFPSQSAPQRNTDSNFANFDAFGNTTIPSHLSTSPPLKSFSTGGGMPIPSRSSAVPTQSQTGSCTEDRYAALAELDNKLSSSVGSNVQGNLFGPVLGSSPAQNAPVLPSMQPGFGGVPSTNPFVAAAVASEMATNPFQANGRAPAAAASFGTGSMSMPAGFGNSSSYCLPTSFSGNFQHQFPGQAPIPYSQPGAYHPQSNGPAAFPVYGPNKSSMTPFGQPMAGPGMSNNPFMAGAPTGPFPSGSTSTNPFL